In Pectinophora gossypiella unplaced genomic scaffold, ilPecGoss1.1 Pgos_47, whole genome shotgun sequence, one genomic interval encodes:
- the LOC126381355 gene encoding uncharacterized protein LOC126381355: protein MKDEGILRELWMRRLPSEVQRILIAQKDLPLDKVAEIADAIANSPVGHPSVNVYAATANTSTLPDLTTLINSMEALTKKVDILFKEHQRSRSRSRSNATSRTNSTSREGTKLCWYHKKFASKATKCTSPCGWNSQENFTSN from the exons ATGAAGGATGAAGGAATACTCCGCGAACTGTGGATGCGTCGGTTACCCAGCGAAGTTCAGCGTATACTCATCGCTCAGAAAGACCTGCCGCTGGACAAAGTCGCTGAAATAGCAGACGCTATTGCAAACTCACCTGTGGGACACCCTTCAGTCAACGTCTATGCTGCTACTGCTAATACCAGCACCCTTCCTGACCTCACTACGCTGATAAATAGTATGGAGGCACTTACCAAGAAAGTAGACATCCTTTTTAAAGAGCACCAACGTTCCAGATCCCGATCTCGCTCTAACGCCACATCTCGCACCAACTCCACATCTAGGGAAGGCACCAAATTATGTTGGTAC CATAAGAAATTCGCTTCCAAAGCCACCAAATGTACGAGCCCATGTGGTTGGAATTCTCAGGAAAACTTCACAAGCAACTAG